From the Acinetobacter wanghuae genome, one window contains:
- a CDS encoding pirin family protein: MSHNNDTELSHSDDCKKYVNQFIQEFTLRRAEIGQGTVIKRALPSRHKRMIGAWCFLDHAGPVSFPQGDGLDVGPHPHIGLQTFTWMIEGTMLHNDSLGTEQLIRPKQVNLMTAGYGISHTEVAPDTETKMHAAQLWIALPDDKINMAPAFDHYPELPIVSEQGIDFTVLVGEYLKTTSPVKVHSELLGVDLFAAENTHARLPLNPKFEYGFMALEGTASINGHALDEDNMVILEPGLTHVDVDIHAHSRVLLLGGEPFESPILLWWNFVGRTTEELKTAREQWVAAHERFGSIPEYSGPRLEAPAFPDGMRPSK, encoded by the coding sequence ATGTCGCATAATAACGATACTGAACTGTCACACTCAGATGACTGCAAAAAATATGTAAATCAATTTATTCAAGAATTTACTTTACGTCGTGCTGAGATTGGTCAAGGCACTGTCATTAAGCGTGCTTTACCGAGCCGTCATAAAAGGATGATTGGTGCGTGGTGTTTCCTTGATCACGCAGGTCCAGTGAGCTTTCCACAAGGCGACGGCTTAGATGTGGGTCCACATCCGCATATTGGTTTGCAAACCTTCACCTGGATGATTGAAGGCACCATGCTACACAATGATAGCTTAGGTACAGAGCAGCTCATTCGTCCCAAACAAGTCAATTTAATGACTGCGGGTTATGGCATTTCTCATACCGAAGTTGCGCCAGACACTGAAACTAAAATGCATGCCGCACAGCTTTGGATTGCTTTGCCTGATGATAAAATCAATATGGCGCCTGCCTTTGATCATTATCCTGAACTGCCCATCGTGAGTGAGCAGGGCATTGATTTTACGGTATTGGTGGGTGAATATTTAAAAACCACATCACCCGTTAAAGTACATAGCGAACTCTTAGGTGTAGATCTATTTGCTGCTGAGAACACGCATGCTCGTTTGCCGCTCAATCCTAAATTTGAATATGGTTTTATGGCGCTAGAAGGAACAGCAAGTATCAATGGGCACGCATTAGATGAAGACAATATGGTGATTTTAGAGCCGGGTCTTACGCATGTAGATGTTGATATTCATGCCCATAGTCGTGTGCTATTACTCGGTGGCGAGCCTTTTGAAAGTCCTATTTTATTGTGGTGGAACTTTGTAGGTCGTACTACAGAAGAACTGAAAACAGCTCGTGAACAATGGGTTGCAGCACATGAACGTTTTGGTTCAATTCCTGAATATAGTGGACCTCGTTTGGAAGCCCCTGCATTTCCAGATGGGATGCGTCCTTCAAAATAA
- a CDS encoding OsmC family protein yields MGIVATAKVQSLDTPWQGEIQHGKHVYLTDKPESFGGKDSGPAPYDFLVASLISCTMITLRMYAKHKDIDLGLFEVEAEFHANREGEEWIERRLNFKADMDEALKQKILAICQKTPVTKTLLRSVEIKTSLV; encoded by the coding sequence ATGGGTATTGTTGCAACAGCGAAAGTGCAGAGCCTAGACACCCCATGGCAGGGAGAAATTCAACATGGCAAACATGTTTATCTTACCGATAAGCCTGAATCCTTTGGGGGGAAGGACAGTGGACCTGCACCTTATGATTTTTTGGTGGCAAGTTTGATTTCATGCACCATGATTACTCTCAGAATGTATGCTAAGCATAAAGACATTGATTTGGGCTTATTTGAAGTTGAAGCAGAATTCCATGCCAATCGTGAAGGTGAAGAATGGATTGAACGTCGCTTGAACTTTAAGGCTGACATGGATGAAGCGCTTAAACAGAAGATTCTAGCCATTTGTCAAAAGACGCCGGTGACCAAGACCTTATTGCGTAGTGTTGAAATCAAAACCAGTTTGGTTTAA